One region of Oncorhynchus mykiss isolate Arlee chromosome 8, USDA_OmykA_1.1, whole genome shotgun sequence genomic DNA includes:
- the LOC110530860 gene encoding ZZ-type zinc finger-containing protein 3, with amino-acid sequence MATSRSSRVTRSSVGLNGLDENFCGRTLRNRSIAQPEEVQGSPLPGSRAPRSPKKRQDAQAGSSEKPGGHQGKVTHHKASPVDRETWPSPRKRGLSCSERESDGCGGLDQAENCEGRGKETSGAGGRDASLLLKRAKRCSRHGESQGPEDDPSSAPAKPDIPPSSCTPPATVKENSEEGDPLNLICTAPSSSSPQNLNKEEGEEEEEEEDSGGHIESDGHAQQPLNSTSHNPPVPPQNSNSHKSSTGLGQTSSSFDAQTIPPGASAAINTSCPGPSPALLNGGQMGAPCPSPPDPIVPCRNCDPVQEEEVRDSGEYSAPPLASFEEDSSTPHLSVREEEVELDVVGDSVCQEEEVTATEEEEEEEEEEESTNGRSNGWPLVQDAVATSIINVNHNITNNNINNSGESTMPLLAPQTHSETPSVSGTSPPSFTQPHEHQYTLRTSPRRAGAPSSPKPCSPPRDPLRDNGPLREGACRRLDLDATLATSTPSSGPSSTQARGGSLPSLLSVPMEQGAGGDDKDRVVGDGRDYGELREGARAASKEVPVGGSQQQEEEKQVEDEEEPDVYYFESDHLVLKHNKDYQRLLQTVGVLEAQRTQSILDLERLARQQREALQDPVSFVEQLQKQVELGMPRPQRVVQLPDISWDQYTSGLGDFEREFCDKKRKTRRLKLIFDKVRLPDRPISPLDPKDKEGESSTLYSALPSSDALENSSHSQMIRGRLCHQSKPDTFNQLWTVEEQKKLEHLLLQFPPEEVESKRWQKIADALGNRTAKQVASRVQKYFIKLTKAGIPVPGRTPNMCMYSKKVSNKRQHHLNKHLYRPSTFLTSYEPPVFMEEEDERAAYYSSLQDPDGDDTDEEGVPVELRHLPEYKELLELKRMKKHKLQEIQAESSMALHHGYKCDVCGVEPIQGVRWHCQDCPSDNAVDFCSNCSDCLYKTESHTPDHHLEPVHHHETFLDRDYCLAQTPGYNYLDPNYYPANR; translated from the exons ATGGCCACGTCACGTTCCTCACGCGTCACAAGGTCATCAGTCGGGCTCAATGGATTGGACGAGAACTTCTGTGGCCGAACCCTCAGGAACCGCAGCATCGCCCAGCCGGAGGAGGTTCAGGGGTCACCGCTCCCCGGCAGCAGGGCTCCCCGCTCCCCCAAGAAGAGACAGGACGCCCAGGCTGGGAGCTCAGAGAAGCCTGGGGGTCACCAGGGAAAGGTAACCCACCACAAGGCCTCCCCAGTGGACAGGGAGACATGGCCGAGCCCCAGGAAGAGGGGACTGTcctgctcagagagagagagtgatgggtgTGGGGGTTTGGACCAGGCTGAGAACtgtgaggggagggggaaggagacgtCGGGGGCTGGTGGGAGAGATGCTTCTCTGCTCCTCAAAAGGGCCAAACGGTGTTCCCGTCACGGGGAGTCGCAGGGCCCCGAGGACGACCCCTCTTCTGCACCCGCCAAACCTGACATCCCCCCATCCTCCTGCACCCCCCCAGCGACTGTCAAGGAGAACAGTGAAGAGGGTGACCCGCTCAACCTAATCTGCACCgcaccctcttcctcttctccacagAACCTCAACAAAGaggaaggtgaggaggaggaggaggaggaggacagcggCGGCCATATTGAGAGCGACGGCCATGCTCAGCAGCCCCTGAACTCCACTTCCCATAATCCCCCTGTTCCGCCCCAGAACTCAAACTCCCATAAATCCTCTACTGGGCTGGGACAGACCAGCAGTAGCTTTGACGCTCAGACAATCCCCCCGGGTGCCAGCGCTGCCATTAACACCAGCTGCCCAGGTCCCAGTCCCGCACTGCTGAACGGCGGCCAGATGGGGGCGCCCTGCCCCTCGCCCCCAGACCCCATAGTGCCTTGTAGAAACTGTGATCCTGtgcaggaggaggaggttagGGACTCTGGGGAGTATTCTGCTCCTCCTCTGGCCTCCTTTGAAGAGGACTCCTCCACCCCACACCTGTCAGTcagggaggaggaagtggagtTGGATGTAGTGGGGGACTCGGTGTGTCAGGAGGAGGAAGTGACAGCGaccgaggaggaggaagaggaagaggaggaggaggagagtaccAACGGGAGAAGTAATGGTTGGCCACTGGTGCAGGATGCTGTTGCCACCAGTATCATCAACGTAAACCACAACATcacaaacaacaacatcaacaactcaGGAGAATCCACCATGCCTTTGCTAGCCCCCCAGACCCACTCAGAGACCCCTTCTGTCTCCGGCACTTCGCCCCCGTCCTTCACCCAACCCCACGAACACCAATACACCCTGAGGACTTCGCCCCGGAGAGCTGGGGCCCCCTCGTCCCCCAAACCCTGCTCCCCTCCCAGAGACCCTCTTCGGGACAACGGCCCTCTGAGAGAGGGGGCCTGTCGGAGGCTGGATCTGGACGCTACTCTGGCTACTTCTACCCCTTCTTCAGGTCCCTCCAGCACCCAGGCCAGGGGAGggtctctcccatctcttctgtCGGTTCCCATGGAGCAGGGAGCCGGTGGGGATGACAAGGACAGGGTAGTAGGGGACGGTCGGGACTACGGGGAGCTCCGAGAAGGCGCCCGGGCAGCCAGTAAGGAGGTTCCGGTAGGAGGAAgccagcagcaggaggaggagaagcaggtGGAGGACGAAGAGGAACCAGATGTGTATTACTTTGAGTCGGACCACCTGGTGCTCAAACACAACAAAGA tTACCAGAGGTTACTCCAGACTGTAGGTGTGTTGGAGGCCCAGAGGACTCAGAGTATACTGGACTTGGAGCGTCTGGCCAGACAGCAGAGAGAAGCTCTCCAAGACCCGGTCAGCTTTGTGGAGCAGCTGCAGAAACAG GTGGAACTGGGCATGCCGCGGCCCCAGAGAGTGGTTCAGCTGCCAGACATCTCATGGGACCAGTACACGTCAGGACTGGGAGACTTCGAGAGGGAGTTCTGTGACAAGAAACGCAAAACCAGGAGGCTCAAACTCATATTCGATAAGG TCAGGTTACCAGACCGACCAATCAGCCCCTTGGATCCCAAGGACAAGGAGGGTGAATCGTCGACCCTGTACTCTGCTCTGCCCTCTAGTGATGCTCTGGAGAACAGCAGCCACTCACAG aTGATCCGAGGGCGGCTGTGTCACCAGAGTAAACCTGACACCTTCAACCAGCTGTGGACCGTGGAAGAACAG aaaaaGCTGGAGCACCTGCTGCTGCAGTTTCCTCCTGAGGAGGTGGAGTCTAAACGCTGGCAGAAGATAGCTGACGCCCTGGGCAACAGGACCGctaaacag gtGGCCAGCCGCGTACAGAAGTACTTCATCAAACTGACCAAAGCAGGAATCCCTGTTCCTGGGAGGACCCCCAACATGTGCATGTACAGCAAGAAG GTGTCCAATAAGAGGCAGCACCACCTGAACAAGCACCTGTACCGACCGTCTACCTTCCTGACGTCATATGAGCCTCCCGTCTTtatggaagaagaggatgagagagcGGCCTACTACAGCTCCCTGCAGGACCCTGATGGAGACGACACG gatgAGGAGGGTGTACCTGTGGAGTTGAGACACCTGCCGGAGTACAAGGAGCTTCTGGAGCTGAAGAGGATGAAGAAACACAAACTGCAGGAGATCCAGGCTGAGAGTAGCATGGCCCTGCACCATGGATACAAG